From the genome of Methylocystis bryophila, one region includes:
- a CDS encoding YgiQ family radical SAM protein, with the protein MRHAPAPQSAKPLFSYRRYWAHRFGVAPFLPMTRAEMERLGWDSCDVILVTGDAYVDHPSFGMAIVGRLLEAQGFRVGIIAQPEWRDAQAFTALGKPNLFFGVTSGNMDSMVNRYTADRRLRHNDSYTPNGEGGKRPDRATIVYAQRAREAYPTTPVVLGGIEASLRRIAHYDYWSDKVRRSILLDAKADLLLYGNAERALVEVAHRIAKGGIGQDFEDVRGVALLREATPEDWLEAHAEDLDSADEGRGGKGENIVVRLPAFEQVANDPEAYARASRVLHKESNPGNARPLTQRHGSRDIWLTAPPIPLTSAEMDAVYELPFARAPHPSYAGAKIPAWEMIRHSVTIMRGCFGGCSFCSITEHEGRIIQSRSEGSILREIETIRDKTEGFTGIISDIGGPTANMYRMACKDRETEAVCRRLSCVFPDICKNLNTSHEALIALYRKARAVPGVKKVMVASGVRYDLAVKSPAYVKELVEHHVGGYLKIAPEHTEAGPLSKMMKPGIGAYDRFKQLFDAAARAAGKEYFLIPYFIAAHPGTRDEDMMNLALWLKRNKYRADQVQTFLPSPMALATAMYHSGVNPLKPVRHGASEKVEAVKGLRQRRLHKAFLRYHDPENWPVLRDALKAMGRADLIGPGKHQLVPSWQPAGTGKAGEGRRGGEKGTRRFLTKGLGEGAAPKISLSKSK; encoded by the coding sequence ATGAGGCACGCCCCCGCGCCGCAGAGCGCCAAGCCCCTTTTCTCCTATCGCCGATATTGGGCGCACCGCTTTGGCGTCGCGCCCTTTCTCCCGATGACGCGCGCCGAGATGGAGCGCCTCGGCTGGGACAGCTGCGACGTGATCCTCGTCACCGGCGACGCCTATGTCGACCATCCAAGCTTCGGCATGGCGATCGTCGGCCGGCTGTTGGAGGCGCAAGGATTTCGCGTCGGAATCATCGCTCAGCCGGAATGGCGCGACGCCCAGGCCTTCACCGCGCTCGGCAAGCCGAATCTCTTCTTCGGCGTGACCAGCGGCAATATGGACTCGATGGTCAACCGCTACACCGCCGACCGAAGGCTCAGGCATAATGATTCTTACACGCCGAACGGCGAAGGCGGAAAGCGGCCGGATCGCGCCACGATCGTCTATGCGCAGCGGGCGCGCGAGGCTTATCCGACGACGCCCGTCGTCCTCGGCGGGATCGAGGCCTCGCTTCGCCGGATCGCCCATTACGACTACTGGTCTGACAAGGTCCGCCGCTCGATCCTCCTCGACGCCAAGGCCGATCTGCTCCTCTACGGCAACGCCGAACGGGCCTTGGTCGAGGTCGCACATCGGATCGCCAAGGGCGGGATAGGCCAGGATTTCGAGGATGTGCGCGGCGTCGCGCTGCTGCGGGAGGCAACGCCTGAAGACTGGCTGGAGGCGCATGCCGAAGATCTCGACTCCGCCGATGAGGGCCGCGGCGGGAAGGGTGAAAATATCGTCGTCAGGCTCCCCGCCTTCGAGCAGGTCGCGAACGACCCTGAGGCCTATGCGCGCGCCTCGCGCGTGCTGCACAAGGAAAGCAATCCCGGCAACGCGCGGCCCCTCACGCAGCGCCACGGCTCGCGGGACATCTGGCTGACCGCGCCGCCCATTCCGCTGACGAGCGCGGAGATGGACGCCGTCTATGAGCTTCCCTTCGCGCGCGCCCCGCATCCTTCCTACGCCGGCGCGAAGATCCCCGCCTGGGAGATGATCCGGCACTCCGTCACCATCATGCGCGGGTGTTTTGGCGGCTGCTCCTTCTGCTCGATCACCGAGCACGAGGGCCGCATCATTCAGTCGCGCTCGGAGGGCTCGATCCTGCGCGAGATCGAGACGATCCGCGACAAGACCGAGGGCTTCACGGGGATCATCTCCGACATCGGCGGCCCCACCGCCAACATGTATCGCATGGCCTGCAAGGATCGCGAGACCGAGGCCGTGTGCCGCCGCCTTTCCTGCGTCTTCCCGGACATTTGCAAGAACCTCAACACCAGCCATGAGGCGCTGATCGCCCTCTATCGCAAGGCGCGCGCGGTGCCGGGCGTCAAGAAGGTGATGGTGGCGTCGGGCGTGCGCTACGATCTCGCGGTGAAAAGCCCGGCCTATGTGAAGGAACTCGTCGAGCATCACGTCGGCGGCTATCTGAAGATCGCCCCCGAGCACACCGAGGCCGGGCCGCTCTCGAAAATGATGAAGCCCGGCATCGGCGCCTATGACCGCTTCAAGCAGCTTTTCGACGCGGCGGCGCGCGCGGCCGGCAAGGAATATTTCCTCATCCCCTATTTCATCGCCGCGCATCCGGGCACGCGCGACGAGGATATGATGAATCTGGCGCTGTGGTTGAAGCGCAATAAATATCGCGCCGACCAGGTGCAGACCTTCCTCCCCTCGCCCATGGCGCTCGCGACTGCGATGTATCATTCGGGCGTGAACCCGCTGAAGCCCGTGCGTCACGGCGCCTCGGAAAAGGTCGAGGCGGTGAAGGGCTTGCGTCAGCGCCGCCTCCACAAGGCGTTTCTGCGCTATCACGATCCCGAGAACTGGCCCGTTCTGCGCGACGCGCTCAAAGCTATGGGCCGCGCCGATCTCATTGGCCCCGGCAAGCATCAGCTCGTGCCGAGCTGGCAACCGGCGGGGACCGGCAAGGCGGGGGAAGGACGGCGCGGCGGAGAGAAAGGGACGAGGCGGTTCTTGACAAAGGGCCTAGGCGAAGGCGCAGCGCCAAAGATTTCCCTATCGAAATCGAAATGA
- a CDS encoding cell surface protein, whose product MNTPPAGTPIQYLDRATGALRDLGIMPPKVDFTPINVLLDQITELDKDRVAVIARTLSQTEVFNEVVRDQTQAMDIGQRYEDIAKAFNSIRDDSKAMVDQLADGKIDLFERVANVWMKIARGDIASRFEEIRKTYLAVTRSTKDQIEREAKILQAYQDFRGALKQAQVLALEVLKEADGKLEGAKAQLAKAAETLSQYKGEDLAERARLELGRDEKLRGVQDEDKRYQIAKDLADNLTIGYNTSEVIMARLNQTTSAKERVYAQAVSFFATNDSVLTALKASFTGLAGLHESTQTLETMKEGVSRSIEVLSELGDKVQEAALRAGYGPTIRSDAVVKLVDSITNFQEKTFGIVQEMRKLSTQNAHEIEAAVEDGRKRVEKLILDGKNYGLNV is encoded by the coding sequence ATGAACACTCCTCCGGCGGGCACACCGATCCAATATCTCGATCGCGCCACCGGCGCGTTGCGCGATCTCGGCATCATGCCGCCGAAAGTGGATTTCACGCCGATCAACGTGCTTCTCGACCAGATCACCGAGCTCGACAAGGACCGCGTCGCCGTTATCGCGCGGACCCTCTCGCAAACCGAGGTCTTCAATGAGGTCGTCCGCGACCAGACGCAGGCGATGGACATCGGCCAGCGTTACGAGGATATCGCGAAGGCCTTCAATTCGATCCGCGACGACTCCAAGGCGATGGTCGACCAATTGGCGGACGGCAAGATCGACCTTTTCGAGCGGGTGGCGAATGTCTGGATGAAGATCGCCCGCGGCGACATCGCCTCGCGCTTCGAGGAAATTCGCAAGACTTATCTCGCGGTGACGAGGTCCACGAAGGACCAGATCGAGCGCGAAGCCAAGATCCTGCAGGCCTATCAAGATTTTCGCGGCGCCTTGAAACAGGCTCAGGTGTTGGCGCTCGAGGTCCTCAAAGAAGCCGACGGCAAGCTCGAAGGGGCCAAAGCTCAGCTCGCGAAAGCCGCGGAGACGCTCTCCCAATATAAGGGTGAGGATCTCGCCGAGCGCGCCAGATTGGAGCTCGGCCGCGACGAGAAGCTGCGCGGGGTGCAGGACGAGGACAAGCGTTATCAGATCGCCAAGGATCTCGCCGACAATTTGACGATTGGCTACAACACGTCGGAAGTGATCATGGCGCGGCTCAATCAGACGACGAGCGCCAAGGAGCGTGTCTATGCGCAGGCCGTGAGCTTCTTCGCAACCAACGACTCGGTTTTGACGGCGCTCAAGGCCTCTTTCACGGGCCTCGCCGGCCTGCACGAATCGACGCAGACGCTCGAGACGATGAAGGAAGGTGTCTCGCGCAGCATCGAGGTGCTCTCCGAGCTTGGCGACAAGGTGCAGGAGGCGGCGTTGCGCGCCGGTTACGGGCCGACCATCCGCTCCGACGCCGTCGTGAAGCTCGTCGACTCGATCACCAATTTCCAAGAAAAGACCTTCGGCATCGTCCAGGAGATGCGCAAGCTCTCCACGCAGAACGCGCATGAGATCGAGGCGGCGGTCGAGGACGGCCGCAAGCGCGTGGAGAAACTGATCCTCGACGGCAAGAATTACGGCCTCAATGTCTGA
- a CDS encoding DUF6384 family protein, whose amino-acid sequence MSDAATAAQSPKLDDLMLAMDVVDTLRHDQRVVERELSASLSDEALIERLREIYKGQGIQVSDQVLQEGVKALREKRFSYVPPAPGLARSLALMWIDRARYGWILFGVVAFLAAFAAGHYFLVTQPQEQARAREAQEITVTLPKELNDDFADVMRESKVEQAKKAAAQILADGRAALERRDLSGARKAIADMAALLSELRAVYVLRIVNRRGEASGVWRRPPNNPEGRNDYLIVEAVTPDGQVLPRKIMNEETGQLSTVDKWGLRVSRQTYERVAAEKRQTGIIESNIVAKKERGYLDLDYTIPVIGGTLTKW is encoded by the coding sequence ATGTCTGACGCGGCGACGGCGGCGCAAAGCCCCAAGCTCGACGACCTGATGTTGGCGATGGATGTGGTCGATACGCTGCGCCACGATCAACGCGTCGTCGAGCGGGAGCTTTCCGCGAGCCTCAGCGACGAGGCGCTCATCGAACGTCTGCGCGAAATTTACAAGGGGCAGGGGATTCAGGTTTCCGACCAGGTGCTTCAGGAGGGCGTCAAGGCGCTGCGCGAGAAGCGGTTCTCCTATGTGCCTCCTGCGCCGGGCCTCGCGCGCTCGCTCGCGTTGATGTGGATCGACCGCGCGCGTTACGGCTGGATTCTTTTCGGCGTCGTGGCCTTCCTCGCGGCTTTCGCCGCAGGTCATTACTTTCTGGTGACGCAGCCGCAAGAGCAGGCTCGAGCCAGAGAGGCGCAAGAGATCACCGTCACCTTGCCGAAAGAGCTCAACGACGACTTCGCGGATGTAATGCGCGAGTCGAAAGTCGAGCAGGCGAAGAAGGCGGCCGCGCAGATTCTTGCCGACGGTAGGGCGGCGCTCGAACGCCGGGACTTGAGCGGCGCCCGGAAGGCCATCGCCGACATGGCGGCGCTGCTGAGCGAGCTGCGCGCCGTCTATGTGCTGCGTATCGTCAACCGGCGCGGCGAGGCGAGCGGCGTCTGGCGACGGCCACCCAACAATCCGGAGGGCCGCAACGACTATCTGATCGTCGAGGCGGTGACGCCGGACGGGCAGGTCCTGCCGCGCAAGATCATGAACGAAGAGACGGGCCAGTTGAGCACAGTCGACAAATGGGGCTTGCGCGTCAGCCGTCAGACTTACGAACGCGTCGCCGCCGAGAAGCGGCAGACCGGCATCATCGAGAGCAATATCGTGGCCAAGAAAGAGCGCGGCTATCTCGATCTCGACTATACGATCCCGGTCATCGGCGGCACGTTAACCAAGTGGTGA
- the addA gene encoding double-strand break repair helicase AddA → MSRRPIPAQTRSAQARASDPELSAWVSAHAGSGKTYVLTQRVVRLLLEGVPPSRILCLTYTKAAAANMAKRIFDVLAEWALLDDAALDAAVAAVAGPRLDPRTRDFARKLFARAVETPGGLKIQTIHAFCERLLHRFPFEANTPAGFRVLDEIERAELLVRARRETLSRAMRENGALMEAARLVARETNEGDFSDLLNELLKARALLMDAASEAGAKALRRRLGLESNETLASIEDEMLSGGLPIASWPGIAERLRQGSDNDAKLAKQLEKAIARAPDAAALDDYLPVFLTQKLEPRGNGDKKIITKGLRVADPALLELLETERDRVAALLEKRNAGRALERSLALNRLGGEIITAYEALKAGHGLLDFDDLILRARDLLSRSSPSWILYRLDHQIGHVLVDEAQDTSDEQWEILAALVAEFAREQNPTRRRTLFAVGDEKQSIFSFQGAAPEKFDAMRRAFESRFMAAGLRFESVRLALSFRSSPEILKAVDAVFARAENRRGLSFDPTEPAPEHIAWKSDSPGLVEIWEPIGPDKTEAPSDWRLPLDYVAPNDPAATCAQRVAKRVKRLLDDAGGEWVESEEGPRPIDAGDILILVRKRDTFFEAVIRALKAEHIPVAGADRLDLASHIAVMDLCALGRAALLPQDDLTLATLLKSPLIGLEDDDLIALAPRRDGALIDALSHSPRLSHQAAARQIDEWRQSAAHLSPFDFYARALGAEGGRKRLVSRLGFEANDAIDEFLRLALAFEREEASGLIGFLAKIETLDISIKRDMEAAGGAVRVMTVHAAKGLEAKIVFLPDTCGAPSGRFDPKVFTLDDETAGTPSLLWSPRKDCDPPAATRAREKLREAEQDEHRRLLYVALTRAEERLYIAGFHGERGMADGCWHAMIRAALAEGLEEAADPLDAERRILRSRNPPATRRLHERPEPPPPAALPAFALTPAPQERGKEPPLRPSSALAGADDLLSFSADSATRREGEALLLGKLTHAMLQHLPQLASAERLNSALRFLALRAPRIDPARREEAARAAMRVLEDGSLAPLFGPQSAPEVDIVARVDTPLGRREIVGRIDRFAVTDEEILIADFKTGRPRAKPLPSELRQLALYRAAASALHPGKSARCMLIFTRDASVVEPAAAILDAALAAH, encoded by the coding sequence GTGAGTCGACGACCCATCCCCGCCCAGACGCGGAGCGCGCAGGCGCGCGCGTCAGACCCCGAGCTTTCCGCCTGGGTGTCCGCGCATGCGGGCTCCGGCAAGACTTATGTGCTGACGCAGCGCGTCGTGCGTCTCCTGCTCGAAGGCGTTCCACCCTCGCGCATCCTCTGTCTGACCTACACCAAGGCAGCGGCGGCGAACATGGCGAAGCGCATCTTCGACGTGTTGGCCGAATGGGCGTTGCTCGACGACGCCGCACTCGACGCGGCCGTAGCAGCCGTTGCAGGCCCAAGACTCGACCCAAGGACACGCGATTTCGCGCGGAAGCTTTTCGCGCGCGCCGTCGAGACCCCAGGCGGCTTGAAGATCCAGACGATTCACGCCTTCTGCGAACGCCTCTTGCACCGCTTCCCCTTCGAGGCGAATACGCCGGCAGGCTTCCGCGTGCTGGACGAGATCGAGCGCGCGGAGCTCCTCGTGCGCGCGCGGCGCGAAACCCTAAGCCGCGCCATGCGCGAGAACGGCGCCTTGATGGAAGCCGCACGGCTTGTGGCGCGCGAGACGAATGAGGGGGACTTCAGCGATCTTCTCAACGAGTTGCTCAAGGCGCGCGCCCTGCTCATGGACGCCGCGAGCGAGGCGGGCGCAAAAGCGCTGCGCCGACGGCTCGGGCTCGAAAGCAACGAGACTCTCGCTTCGATCGAGGACGAAATGCTCAGCGGCGGCCTGCCCATCGCTTCTTGGCCGGGAATCGCCGAAAGACTGCGTCAAGGCAGCGATAATGACGCGAAGCTCGCCAAGCAATTGGAAAAGGCCATCGCGCGCGCCCCCGACGCTGCGGCGCTCGACGACTATCTGCCCGTCTTCCTCACCCAAAAGCTGGAGCCGCGCGGAAACGGCGACAAGAAGATCATCACCAAGGGGCTCCGCGTGGCTGACCCCGCGCTATTGGAACTGTTGGAGACCGAGCGCGACCGCGTCGCGGCGCTCCTCGAGAAGCGAAACGCGGGACGCGCGTTAGAGCGCTCGCTCGCGCTCAACCGACTCGGCGGCGAAATCATCACGGCCTATGAAGCGTTGAAAGCTGGCCACGGCCTGTTGGATTTCGACGATCTGATCCTGCGCGCGCGGGATTTGCTAAGCCGCTCATCCCCCTCCTGGATCCTCTATCGGCTCGATCATCAGATCGGCCATGTGCTGGTCGACGAAGCGCAAGACACGAGCGACGAGCAGTGGGAGATTCTGGCTGCGCTCGTCGCGGAGTTCGCGCGGGAGCAAAATCCCACGCGACGTCGCACGCTCTTTGCGGTGGGCGACGAGAAGCAGTCGATATTTTCATTCCAAGGCGCCGCGCCCGAGAAATTCGATGCGATGCGGCGCGCCTTCGAGAGCCGATTCATGGCCGCGGGTCTTCGCTTCGAAAGCGTGCGGCTCGCCCTCTCCTTCCGCTCCTCGCCGGAGATTCTCAAAGCCGTCGACGCCGTCTTCGCCAGAGCGGAGAATCGTCGCGGTCTCTCCTTCGATCCCACCGAACCCGCGCCGGAGCATATCGCCTGGAAAAGCGACTCGCCTGGTCTCGTCGAGATTTGGGAGCCGATCGGCCCCGATAAAACGGAGGCGCCTTCGGATTGGCGTCTGCCGCTCGACTATGTCGCCCCGAACGATCCCGCCGCGACCTGCGCGCAAAGAGTGGCGAAAAGAGTCAAGCGGCTGCTTGACGATGCGGGAGGCGAATGGGTCGAGAGCGAAGAAGGCCCTCGGCCGATCGATGCCGGCGACATTCTCATTCTCGTGCGCAAGCGCGACACCTTTTTTGAAGCCGTCATCCGCGCATTGAAAGCGGAACATATTCCGGTCGCGGGCGCCGATCGTCTCGATCTCGCATCTCATATCGCGGTGATGGATCTGTGCGCGCTAGGCCGCGCCGCGCTGCTGCCGCAGGACGATCTGACATTGGCGACGTTGTTGAAGTCGCCGCTCATTGGGCTCGAGGACGACGATCTCATCGCGCTCGCGCCGCGACGCGACGGCGCGCTCATCGACGCGCTCAGCCATTCTCCCAGGCTCTCGCATCAGGCGGCGGCGCGTCAAATCGACGAGTGGCGCCAATCGGCTGCGCATCTCTCGCCTTTCGATTTCTATGCGCGGGCGCTCGGCGCGGAAGGCGGACGCAAGCGCCTTGTCTCGCGGTTGGGATTCGAAGCCAATGACGCGATCGATGAGTTCTTGAGGCTCGCGCTCGCCTTCGAGCGCGAAGAAGCCAGCGGGCTGATCGGATTTCTCGCCAAGATCGAGACGCTCGACATTTCGATCAAGCGCGACATGGAAGCGGCTGGCGGCGCCGTGCGTGTGATGACCGTCCACGCCGCCAAAGGGTTGGAGGCGAAGATCGTCTTCCTTCCGGACACTTGCGGCGCGCCGAGCGGACGTTTCGATCCAAAGGTCTTCACCCTCGACGACGAGACGGCGGGGACGCCGAGCCTGCTCTGGTCGCCGCGTAAGGATTGCGACCCGCCCGCCGCGACCAGAGCGAGGGAAAAGCTGCGCGAGGCGGAGCAGGACGAGCATCGCCGCCTCCTTTACGTGGCGCTGACCCGCGCCGAAGAACGGCTGTATATCGCGGGCTTCCACGGCGAGCGCGGCATGGCGGATGGATGCTGGCACGCGATGATCCGCGCAGCGCTGGCGGAGGGCCTCGAAGAGGCGGCCGACCCGCTCGACGCAGAGCGGCGCATCTTGCGCAGCCGCAATCCGCCCGCCACGCGCAGGCTTCATGAGCGCCCGGAACCGCCGCCGCCCGCGGCGCTCCCCGCCTTCGCGCTCACGCCCGCGCCGCAAGAACGCGGAAAAGAGCCGCCGCTGCGGCCGTCGAGCGCGCTCGCCGGCGCCGACGACCTGTTGTCCTTCTCGGCCGACTCGGCGACGCGCCGGGAGGGGGAAGCGCTGCTGCTCGGCAAGCTCACGCATGCCATGCTGCAGCATTTGCCGCAGCTCGCGAGCGCGGAACGCCTAAATTCCGCATTGCGCTTCCTCGCGCTGCGCGCGCCGCGCATTGACCCGGCGCGTCGTGAAGAAGCGGCGCGCGCCGCGATGCGCGTGCTGGAAGACGGGTCGCTGGCGCCGCTGTTCGGTCCCCAATCAGCGCCCGAGGTGGACATCGTCGCGCGCGTGGATACGCCTCTCGGAAGGCGCGAGATCGTCGGGCGCATCGATCGCTTCGCCGTGACGGACGAGGAGATCTTGATCGCCGATTTCAAGACGGGGCGACCCCGCGCAAAGCCCCTGCCCTCGGAGCTTCGTCAGCTCGCGCTATACCGCGCCGCGGCGAGCGCGTTGCATCCCGGCAAGTCGGCGCGCTGCATGCTGATCTTCACGCGCGACGCGAGCGTGGTCGAGCCCGCAGCGGCGATTCTCGACGCGGCGCTGGCGGCGCATTAG
- the addB gene encoding double-strand break repair protein AddB, with protein sequence MARHVFTIAPGAPFLATFVAALLEGKIVEGVSSTIAPLDLARISIFTPTRRAARALAVELALKLDRPAALLPRILPLGALDEIESAALLSFEAEASFDAFAPTIDEIDRRLTLAEFILAWARALKGAVVSPDGAGLGEAVLIAPTAVNACALAKELGALIDEFVIEDVETESVLGCVDESFDRYWAITRDFLGIALRQWPALLEERGAADRTARAKALLETQIRAISAGSWTEPVIALGSTGSNPTTARLLAAIAQKPRGAAVLPGLDQDIDDEGWRHIGDAIGERGEPAFTHPQSMLKRLLRQLGVERAEVKPLGDARTPLAARRRFVSQALRPADTTQMWRGFREALGAEFPAALEGVSLVEAPDENLEALALALFMREALETKERTAALITPDRQAARRVCAELARFGIEVDDSGGAPLASTPLGSLARRLAAMTEDGASCLDAAALLSHSQTRLGLARSEIEALLPFAEAAVLRVVPESGETFAARAARARDMAQAPGAHPMAQRVNDVQWKAIEDLFARLDDALAPLAALPRKSKLAARVEALARALEAVTVSNEAGDLGGAEELLELFDRLRSPGASLEFDATGFAALLDALLFEATVRGPRRAHPRLKILGPLEARLMEADLVLLAGLDEGVWPPQAETGAFLNRAMREALGLTPPERRIGQSAHDFEMALGAPCVVLSRALKRDGSPTVASRFLTRLEALAGDDFAPCKARGEAMLAIAKALDRPDAIEPCKRPEPRPPVALRPTQLSVTRIERLRRDPYSLYAERILKLTPLDPFGGQRGAREIGTAVHETLASFVQAQPTGPLSADADERLLALAQEKFAPFLTDPDFKTFRWPRLVEGLRQMLRFERSRREAATKIYVEERGEWRFPLFDGTEFRLTAVADRIEIDAKGAAFVFDYKTGEPPSDKQVHVGFAPQLTLEAAMLEAGAFEGVGRREVEGAAYVRVRGDGDARWIKPKNGARFRELVIEHRIQLKTLLEQFRDPSRSYPSRPFVAFAGRDGDYDHLARVKEWSREGGDET encoded by the coding sequence ATGGCGCGGCACGTCTTCACGATCGCGCCGGGAGCACCTTTTCTGGCGACCTTCGTTGCGGCGCTGCTCGAAGGCAAGATCGTCGAAGGGGTCTCCAGCACGATCGCGCCCCTCGATCTCGCCCGCATTTCAATCTTCACGCCGACGCGCAGAGCGGCGCGCGCGCTTGCCGTGGAACTCGCGCTCAAGCTCGACCGGCCGGCCGCGCTGCTGCCCCGCATCCTGCCGCTCGGCGCGCTCGACGAGATCGAGAGCGCGGCGCTTCTTTCCTTCGAGGCCGAGGCGTCCTTTGACGCATTCGCGCCGACGATCGATGAGATCGACCGCCGCTTGACGCTCGCGGAATTCATCCTCGCCTGGGCCCGCGCGCTCAAAGGCGCGGTCGTTTCTCCAGACGGCGCGGGCCTCGGTGAAGCGGTCCTCATCGCTCCCACCGCGGTCAACGCCTGCGCGCTCGCCAAGGAGCTCGGCGCGCTCATCGACGAATTCGTCATCGAGGACGTCGAGACAGAGAGCGTTCTTGGCTGCGTGGACGAGTCCTTCGACCGCTACTGGGCGATCACGCGCGACTTTCTCGGGATCGCGCTGCGCCAATGGCCCGCGCTCCTGGAGGAACGTGGCGCCGCCGATCGCACGGCGCGCGCCAAGGCGCTGCTCGAGACGCAAATCAGGGCGATCTCCGCCGGAAGCTGGACCGAGCCCGTCATCGCGCTGGGCTCGACCGGCTCCAATCCGACGACCGCGCGGCTTCTCGCCGCGATTGCGCAAAAGCCGCGCGGCGCCGCGGTTCTGCCCGGCCTCGATCAGGACATCGATGACGAAGGCTGGCGTCACATCGGCGATGCGATCGGCGAAAGGGGCGAACCGGCCTTCACCCATCCGCAATCGATGTTGAAGCGTCTGCTGCGCCAGCTCGGCGTCGAACGCGCCGAAGTCAAGCCGCTCGGGGACGCTCGCACGCCGCTCGCGGCGCGGCGCCGCTTCGTGTCGCAGGCGCTGCGTCCCGCCGACACCACACAGATGTGGCGAGGCTTTCGGGAGGCGCTCGGCGCCGAATTCCCTGCAGCGCTCGAGGGCGTGAGCCTCGTCGAAGCCCCGGATGAGAATCTGGAGGCGCTGGCGCTCGCACTGTTCATGCGCGAGGCGCTGGAAACGAAGGAGCGCACGGCAGCGCTGATCACGCCGGACCGGCAGGCGGCTCGCCGGGTTTGCGCCGAGCTTGCGCGTTTTGGAATCGAAGTGGACGATTCCGGCGGCGCGCCGCTCGCCTCGACGCCGCTCGGTTCGCTCGCCAGGCGCCTCGCCGCCATGACGGAAGACGGCGCCTCCTGCCTCGACGCCGCCGCGCTGCTTTCGCATTCGCAAACGCGCCTCGGCCTCGCGCGCTCAGAGATCGAGGCGCTTCTCCCTTTTGCCGAAGCAGCCGTTCTGCGCGTCGTCCCGGAGAGCGGCGAGACCTTCGCGGCAAGAGCGGCGCGCGCGCGCGACATGGCGCAGGCGCCCGGCGCCCATCCCATGGCGCAGCGCGTCAATGATGTGCAATGGAAGGCGATCGAAGATCTTTTTGCAAGGCTCGACGACGCCTTGGCGCCGCTCGCGGCTCTACCTCGCAAGTCGAAGCTTGCGGCGCGGGTCGAAGCGCTCGCGCGCGCGCTCGAAGCCGTGACAGTAAGCAACGAAGCCGGCGATCTCGGAGGCGCAGAAGAGCTGCTCGAGCTCTTCGATCGGCTTCGAAGCCCCGGAGCAAGCCTCGAGTTCGACGCAACGGGCTTCGCGGCGTTGCTCGACGCCTTGCTCTTCGAAGCGACGGTGCGCGGTCCGCGCCGCGCGCATCCGCGTTTGAAAATTCTCGGCCCCCTCGAAGCGCGCCTCATGGAGGCCGATCTCGTGCTGCTCGCCGGTCTCGACGAAGGCGTCTGGCCGCCGCAAGCGGAAACAGGCGCCTTTCTCAACCGCGCGATGCGCGAGGCGCTGGGGCTGACCCCGCCGGAGCGCCGCATCGGCCAGAGCGCCCATGACTTCGAGATGGCGCTGGGCGCCCCTTGCGTGGTGCTGAGCCGCGCGCTGAAGCGCGATGGATCGCCAACGGTCGCCTCCCGCTTTCTGACGCGGCTCGAGGCGCTCGCCGGCGACGACTTCGCGCCCTGCAAGGCGCGCGGCGAGGCGATGCTCGCGATCGCCAAGGCGCTCGACAGGCCCGATGCGATCGAGCCTTGCAAGCGGCCAGAGCCGAGACCGCCAGTAGCGCTGCGCCCGACGCAGCTCAGCGTCACGCGCATCGAGAGACTGCGCCGCGATCCTTATTCGCTTTATGCGGAGCGCATATTAAAGCTCACGCCGCTCGATCCTTTCGGCGGCCAAAGAGGCGCGCGGGAGATCGGCACGGCCGTGCATGAAACGCTCGCGAGTTTCGTGCAAGCCCAGCCGACAGGCCCTTTGAGCGCGGACGCCGACGAGCGTCTCCTGGCGCTCGCGCAAGAAAAATTTGCGCCTTTCCTGACTGATCCCGATTTCAAAACTTTCCGCTGGCCGCGCCTGGTGGAGGGACTGCGACAGATGCTGCGCTTCGAGCGAAGTCGTCGCGAGGCGGCGACAAAGATTTATGTGGAGGAAAGAGGCGAATGGCGCTTTCCTCTTTTCGACGGAACGGAGTTCCGCCTCACCGCCGTCGCCGACCGCATCGAGATCGACGCCAAGGGCGCGGCCTTCGTCTTCGATTACAAGACAGGCGAGCCTCCGAGCGACAAGCAGGTGCATGTCGGATTTGCGCCGCAGCTCACCCTCGAAGCCGCGATGCTCGAAGCCGGCGCTTTCGAGGGCGTCGGCAGGCGCGAGGTCGAAGGCGCCGCCTATGTGCGGGTGCGCGGCGACGGCGACGCGCGATGGATCAAGCCCAAGAATGGCGCTCGCTTTCGCGAGCTCGTCATCGAGCACCGCATACAGCTCAAGACGCTGCTCGAACAGTTCCGCGATCCGAGCCGCTCTTATCCCTCGCGTCCCTTCGTCGCCTTCGCCGGGCGCGACGGCGACTATGATCATCTCGCTCGCGTCAAGGAATGGTCGCGCGAAGGCGGAGACGAGACGTGA